One window from the genome of Tolypothrix sp. NIES-4075 encodes:
- a CDS encoding ABC transporter permease translates to MSRSKAITYYITSRLLLAPLQLLTIITIVFLLLRATPGDPADAILGGRAPESAKAELRKQLGLNLPIGLQYLNYVGNLLHLDMGSSISSRGQKVWDIIWQYFPATAELAVFSIAIALIVGITVGTISASRPGTPLDVGGRLFGIVTYSLPMFWVGMILQLIFAVQLDWLPLGTRFPATVPAPNHITGLYTIDSLFGGNLNQFFTTLYYLILPSFTLGILLSGIFERIVRVNLKQTMKADYVEAARARGIPEKKILVSHALKNALIPVITVLGLTFASLLGGAILTEVTFSWPGLANRLYQAITERDYPTVQGIMVFFGAIVVGASILIDILNAYIDPRIRY, encoded by the coding sequence ATGTCTCGTTCCAAAGCAATTACATATTACATAACTTCGCGTTTGCTGTTAGCACCACTTCAACTGCTAACAATTATCACAATTGTATTTCTTTTACTAAGAGCAACACCAGGAGATCCAGCGGATGCAATTCTTGGTGGACGTGCCCCAGAAAGTGCTAAAGCAGAATTGCGAAAACAACTAGGTTTAAATCTGCCTATAGGACTGCAATATCTCAACTATGTGGGAAACTTACTGCACTTGGATATGGGAAGTTCTATCAGCAGTAGGGGACAGAAAGTGTGGGATATTATTTGGCAATACTTCCCAGCTACAGCAGAGTTAGCGGTATTTAGTATTGCGATCGCTTTAATTGTCGGTATTACTGTCGGCACTATTTCTGCTTCACGTCCCGGTACACCTCTTGATGTTGGAGGACGATTATTTGGTATCGTTACTTATTCACTTCCCATGTTTTGGGTAGGAATGATTTTGCAATTAATTTTTGCAGTTCAACTTGATTGGTTGCCATTGGGAACACGCTTTCCGGCAACTGTTCCTGCACCCAATCATATCACTGGTTTATATACAATAGATAGTTTATTTGGTGGCAATTTAAATCAGTTTTTTACGACTTTGTATTATTTGATTCTTCCGAGTTTTACCTTAGGAATTTTGCTAAGTGGAATTTTTGAGCGGATTGTGCGAGTTAATTTAAAGCAAACTATGAAAGCAGATTATGTAGAAGCTGCTAGAGCAAGAGGTATTCCGGAGAAAAAGATTTTAGTTTCTCACGCTTTAAAAAATGCTTTAATACCAGTAATTACAGTTTTAGGGTTAACTTTTGCTTCTTTGCTAGGTGGAGCAATTTTGACTGAGGTAACATTTTCTTGGCCCGGATTAGCAAATCGATTGTATCAAGCGATTACCGAACGTGATTATCCCACAGTACAGGGAATTATGGTATTTTTTGGTGCGATTGTCGTGGGTGCAAGCATTTTAATTGATATTTTAAATGCATATATAGACCCACGGATTAGATATTAG
- a CDS encoding ABC transporter substrate-binding protein, which translates to MTWFSLSLKPWGGISKFLCLFCLCLLLIVSCGNPQQTGTSPSDVNNTGNGRITVGTTQKPRTLDPADAYELASLGLVYNMSDRLYTYEPGSTEIKPQLATALPQISQDGLTYTIPLRKGVIFHDGTAFNAEAMAFSLKRFLQNKGKPSFLLADVVESVKATGEYELTIKLKKAFAAFPSLLAFSGVCPVSPKVYEIGEGKFKPNIFVGTGPYKLANFGTDSVQFDVFDKYWGEKPANNGIKLQILSSGVNLYNAFRKKSVDVAYLSMDADQVRSLKEKAKNGDWQAIPIQGSVMSYMALNRNQKPLDNPVVRQAIASMIDREQIKERVLYGQADSAYSMIPTTLNVSNPVFEKQYGDGNTEKAKQLLTSAGFSKSNPAKIEIWYPSSSPTRSLAAIVLKALAKKTMDGILQFEVIAVDSTTFFQQIPKGIYPAILLDWYPDFLDADNYIQPFLSCDKGSTAKGCLDGGSQSQGSFYYSDRMNKLIDQQRQEQNPEVRQKMFTEIQELVAKDVPYVPLWQSKDFVFAQKGMTGVQLDPTQNLIYKIIKK; encoded by the coding sequence TTGACCTGGTTTTCTTTGTCACTAAAGCCGTGGGGTGGAATTAGCAAATTCCTTTGTTTATTTTGTTTATGTTTATTGTTGATTGTTAGTTGCGGTAATCCCCAACAGACAGGGACTTCGCCATCTGATGTGAATAATACAGGTAATGGTCGGATTACTGTAGGTACAACGCAGAAGCCACGTACTCTCGATCCGGCTGATGCTTATGAGTTGGCATCGCTGGGTTTAGTGTATAACATGAGCGATCGCCTCTACACCTACGAACCAGGAAGCACGGAAATTAAGCCTCAATTGGCAACAGCTTTACCGCAAATCAGCCAAGATGGTTTAACTTACACGATTCCCCTGCGTAAAGGAGTAATTTTTCACGATGGGACTGCTTTTAATGCGGAAGCAATGGCATTTAGCTTGAAGCGTTTTCTGCAAAATAAGGGGAAACCCTCTTTCTTGCTAGCAGATGTGGTGGAATCAGTCAAAGCTACTGGGGAATATGAGTTAACCATCAAACTGAAAAAGGCTTTTGCAGCGTTTCCCTCGCTGTTAGCATTTTCTGGAGTTTGTCCAGTTTCGCCGAAAGTTTACGAAATTGGTGAAGGTAAATTTAAGCCGAATATTTTTGTCGGAACTGGTCCTTATAAATTGGCTAATTTTGGGACTGATTCGGTGCAATTTGATGTTTTTGATAAGTATTGGGGAGAAAAGCCAGCTAATAACGGAATTAAATTACAAATCCTCAGCAGTGGAGTGAATTTATATAATGCTTTCCGGAAAAAGTCTGTGGATGTAGCTTACCTGTCGATGGACGCGGATCAAGTTCGCAGTTTGAAAGAAAAAGCAAAAAATGGCGATTGGCAAGCAATTCCGATTCAGGGTAGCGTGATGAGTTATATGGCTTTGAATCGAAATCAAAAGCCTTTGGATAATCCAGTTGTTAGACAAGCGATCGCATCCATGATTGACCGAGAGCAAATTAAAGAGCGAGTTTTATATGGTCAAGCCGATTCAGCTTACAGTATGATACCGACAACTTTAAATGTTTCCAACCCTGTCTTTGAAAAGCAATATGGAGATGGCAACACCGAAAAGGCAAAACAACTGCTAACATCAGCTGGTTTCTCAAAAAGCAATCCGGCAAAGATAGAAATTTGGTATCCTTCTAGTTCTCCTACTCGCAGTTTGGCAGCTATAGTACTTAAAGCTCTAGCTAAGAAAACAATGGACGGAATTCTGCAATTTGAAGTGATTGCTGTAGATTCCACAACCTTTTTTCAACAAATTCCAAAAGGTATATATCCAGCAATTTTGCTCGATTGGTATCCTGACTTTTTAGATGCAGACAATTACATTCAACCGTTTCTCTCTTGCGATAAAGGCTCAACCGCAAAAGGATGTCTTGACGGTGGAAGTCAGTCTCAAGGGTCATTTTACTATAGCGATCGCATGAATAAACTCATTGACCAACAGCGTCAAGAACAAAACCCCGAAGTTCGTCAAAAAATGTTTACAGAAATTCAAGAATTAGTGGCAAAAGATGTGCCTTACGTTCCCTTATGGCAAAGTAAAGACTTTGTTTTTGCTCAAAAAGGTATGACTGGTGTGCAACTAGATCCCACCCAGAATCTCATATACAAGATAATCAAAAAGTAG
- a CDS encoding nSTAND1 domain-containing NTPase, which yields MNESDIPVKILFLAADPSDERRLRLLQELRDIRERLHLSKERDRFILESRESVRVGDITQAIFDVDPQIVHFSGHGTSTGELYFENLIGKSQLVKADALAALFERLAEKIDCVVLNACYSEIPAQAIAQHIRFVIGMNQDIGDKAAIAFSVGFYKALAANYSIEEAYHFGCVEIQLHGIPEHLKPVIYVNPSPKPRVKKIIPNPFVPQNGRVEQPEQFFGRQREIQRVFEVLNSGSSVALIGKDGIGKSSLLWEICRVAENHLQQERQAVFFDLNDIGDEKDFYIALCDKVGIAESKGYKLTRSLRQRDKKVLLALDNVGKLTWKGFTRQVRDQLRGLAEGGDAPLRLILAANEPLEDLFNDSHNDGKTSPLAGICQEENIQPWEDAIMRDFIAARLKNTSVSFTEEEIIQLVQESKGHPRKLMQLCYRTYRKYAEGE from the coding sequence GTGAATGAGAGCGATATTCCTGTAAAAATCCTGTTTTTAGCAGCCGATCCGAGTGATGAACGTCGGTTGCGTTTATTGCAAGAGTTGCGAGATATTCGCGAACGGCTGCATCTATCGAAAGAGAGAGATAGATTTATACTAGAATCCCGTGAATCGGTTCGTGTTGGGGATATAACACAGGCAATATTCGATGTCGATCCGCAAATTGTGCATTTCTCCGGACATGGAACAAGCACAGGTGAGCTTTATTTTGAGAATTTAATAGGAAAATCGCAGCTTGTAAAAGCTGATGCTTTGGCAGCGTTATTTGAACGGTTAGCAGAGAAAATCGATTGTGTAGTCTTGAACGCTTGTTATTCAGAGATTCCGGCTCAAGCGATCGCACAACATATTAGATTTGTAATTGGGATGAATCAAGATATTGGAGATAAAGCAGCGATCGCTTTTTCTGTTGGTTTTTATAAAGCATTAGCCGCAAACTATTCAATAGAAGAGGCTTATCACTTTGGCTGTGTAGAAATTCAACTACACGGTATTCCAGAACATCTCAAACCAGTTATTTATGTAAATCCCTCCCCAAAGCCGAGAGTTAAAAAAATAATTCCTAATCCTTTTGTACCGCAAAATGGCAGAGTAGAACAGCCAGAACAGTTTTTTGGACGACAGCGAGAAATCCAAAGAGTATTTGAAGTGTTAAATAGTGGTAGTAGTGTAGCTTTAATCGGCAAAGATGGTATTGGCAAGTCTTCTCTGTTGTGGGAGATTTGCCGAGTCGCAGAAAATCATCTTCAACAGGAGCGTCAAGCAGTATTCTTTGATTTAAATGACATTGGTGATGAAAAAGACTTCTACATTGCTTTGTGCGACAAAGTTGGTATCGCCGAAAGTAAAGGTTATAAACTAACTCGCAGTTTGCGACAACGCGATAAAAAAGTACTCCTAGCTTTAGATAATGTGGGTAAACTTACCTGGAAAGGATTTACTCGTCAAGTTCGGGATCAACTGCGCGGTTTAGCTGAGGGTGGTGATGCTCCTCTGCGTTTGATTTTAGCAGCTAATGAACCCCTGGAAGATTTGTTTAACGACAGTCACAACGATGGCAAAACATCACCGCTTGCAGGTATTTGCCAAGAAGAAAATATCCAACCTTGGGAGGATGCCATCATGCGTGATTTTATTGCGGCTCGTTTGAAGAATACTTCTGTGAGTTTTACTGAAGAGGAAATTATTCAACTTGTCCAAGAAAGTAAGGGACATCCTCGGAAATTGATGCAACTGTGCTATCGAACTTATCGGAAATATGCGGAGGGTGAGTAA
- a CDS encoding AAA family ATPase, producing MNQQHSVPRLDLAPKLKRPLSLRNPLDYLRLLYWVFYFPQALRWYVDTFGGGYIPEGEMNWRKGWQLLSQNSIQRQLLFQGVILTVVTTSILGLILEKIGIRVDWFGVGFGVVSGMAFGVVSGMVSGIASGVALDVASGVASGVASGVGFGVGFGVALSVGFGVGFGVAFGVPLSVASGVALSVVSGVVSGVALDVVSGVAFGVVSGVAFGVVLGVALGVVSGVAFGVAFGVVSGVAFGVAFGVAIIHAENWLIGLPFNLRFVQNGNYLLPRITPLPLPNLAWHLQKWLQQDWETGLNNVNELLAYTLQFISVVQAVNKVLALTPTEQIIWRVSRLAKNPFDWNLVHFASASLSASLQDKFLKKLLTYSWVFFLRSFRDRLLSRPQTNTRLDTPARAAAAGFWYLHEKEPAKAMKAFAQVRSLPYGEEMFILAETLGAFYAPFYGLAFFAHFYRTDISAISAIQIPSFPQEPLLRPTTWETLTSLKHVIENAQLVQRSSSRFQRSSALNRALGELKTILNNQQSLPNAERDLIVNIAQTWQEALLNVAGEVGEIAITEPVTNPYVAGNPVQGKLFVGREDVIRKLKEIWVTNNQLQSVVIYGHRRMGKTSILRNVANFVSADVQVAYVNLLEVGDAPEGVGEVMMAICDAISEVVQIPPPSNDDLLSLPLPTFRRYLEQVDKKLAEKGLIIALDEFEQIEKLIEAGKIPKDFMGYLRGLAHKSSKIAFALAGLHTLEEMTSDYFQPFYASVITIRVGFMEADATREILANPAIEDFPLDYTPEALDKIYDLTHGQPYLVQLVGFQLVRRYNDQVFTMRNQRNPVFTVEDVEAVIKDADFFKKGSGYFNGVWGQAVCGAVGQHDILRILAPHPQGLTLDGLSEFTNMDEATLQEALKTLTRHDVVKEIDGCWRIIVELFRLWLLQ from the coding sequence ATGAACCAGCAACACTCAGTTCCCCGCCTAGACTTAGCGCCCAAACTAAAGCGCCCCCTCTCCCTGCGGAACCCGTTGGATTATCTGCGCCTGTTGTACTGGGTATTTTACTTTCCCCAGGCTTTGCGGTGGTATGTGGACACGTTTGGGGGTGGGTATATTCCTGAAGGAGAAATGAATTGGCGCAAGGGATGGCAGCTGCTTTCTCAAAACTCCATCCAGCGTCAGTTGCTTTTCCAAGGGGTGATTTTGACAGTTGTCACGACCTCAATTTTAGGTTTGATTCTTGAGAAAATAGGCATTCGGGTTGATTGGTTTGGCGTGGGGTTCGGCGTGGTGTCGGGCATGGCGTTCGGTGTGGTGTCGGGCATGGTGTCGGGTATAGCTTCGGGCGTGGCGTTGGACGTGGCATCGGGCGTGGCGTCGGGCGTGGCGTCGGGCGTGGGGTTCGGCGTGGGGTTCGGCGTGGCGTTGAGCGTGGGGTTCGGCGTGGGGTTCGGCGTGGCGTTTGGCGTGCCGTTGAGCGTGGCATCGGGCGTAGCGTTGAGCGTGGTGTCGGGCGTGGTGTCGGGCGTGGCGTTGGACGTGGTGTCGGGCGTGGCGTTCGGTGTGGTGTCGGGCGTGGCGTTCGGTGTGGTGTTGGGCGTGGCGCTCGGTGTGGTGTCGGGCGTGGCGTTCGGCGTGGCGTTCGGTGTGGTGTCGGGGGTGGCGTTCGGCGTGGCGTTCGGCGTGGCTATAATCCATGCGGAAAATTGGCTTATTGGTTTACCTTTTAATTTGCGCTTTGTCCAGAATGGCAACTACTTACTTCCTCGTATCACTCCGCTTCCCTTGCCTAATCTTGCTTGGCACTTGCAGAAATGGCTACAACAAGATTGGGAAACGGGTTTGAATAATGTTAATGAATTGCTGGCATATACCTTGCAATTCATTTCTGTTGTGCAAGCGGTAAATAAAGTACTTGCGCTAACACCAACAGAGCAAATTATTTGGCGTGTTTCTCGGTTGGCAAAAAATCCTTTTGATTGGAACTTAGTACATTTTGCATCAGCTTCTTTAAGTGCAAGTCTCCAAGACAAATTTTTGAAAAAATTATTAACTTATTCCTGGGTTTTCTTCCTGCGTAGCTTTAGAGATAGGCTTTTATCTCGTCCGCAAACAAACACCCGCCTAGACACACCTGCCCGTGCTGCTGCGGCTGGTTTTTGGTATTTGCATGAAAAAGAACCAGCGAAAGCTATGAAGGCTTTTGCACAGGTACGTTCTCTTCCCTACGGTGAAGAGATGTTCATCCTCGCCGAAACTCTCGGAGCCTTTTATGCACCTTTTTATGGATTAGCCTTTTTTGCACACTTTTATAGAACAGACATTAGTGCTATTAGTGCTATACAGATTCCTTCTTTCCCACAAGAACCCCTGCTGCGTCCAACTACCTGGGAAACTCTTACATCCCTAAAGCACGTAATTGAAAATGCCCAACTTGTACAGCGCAGTTCTTCCCGTTTTCAACGTTCCTCAGCCCTCAACCGCGCTTTAGGGGAACTGAAAACTATTCTAAATAATCAGCAATCTTTGCCCAACGCAGAACGAGATTTAATTGTCAACATTGCCCAAACTTGGCAAGAAGCACTGCTGAATGTTGCAGGTGAAGTGGGCGAAATTGCCATTACCGAACCTGTTACTAATCCCTACGTTGCCGGGAACCCAGTACAAGGCAAGCTTTTCGTCGGACGGGAAGACGTGATCCGAAAGCTAAAAGAAATCTGGGTAACAAATAATCAGCTCCAGTCTGTGGTAATCTACGGTCACAGGCGCATGGGCAAAACTTCCATCTTGCGAAACGTCGCTAATTTTGTTAGTGCAGATGTACAAGTAGCCTATGTCAATCTTCTGGAAGTCGGAGATGCACCCGAAGGTGTTGGAGAGGTAATGATGGCGATTTGTGATGCCATTTCTGAGGTGGTGCAAATTCCACCCCCAAGCAATGATGATTTATTAAGTCTTCCCTTGCCGACTTTTAGAAGATATTTGGAACAGGTAGACAAAAAACTAGCCGAAAAAGGTTTAATTATCGCTTTAGACGAGTTTGAGCAAATCGAGAAACTAATTGAAGCGGGGAAAATCCCTAAAGATTTTATGGGATATCTGCGGGGGTTGGCGCACAAAAGCTCTAAAATTGCCTTTGCTTTAGCTGGCTTGCACACTTTGGAAGAAATGACAAGCGATTACTTCCAACCTTTTTACGCTAGCGTTATTACTATTCGCGTTGGTTTTATGGAAGCGGACGCAACACGGGAGATTTTAGCAAATCCAGCTATTGAAGATTTTCCCCTCGACTATACCCCGGAAGCACTAGATAAAATCTACGACCTCACCCACGGACAACCTTATTTAGTGCAACTCGTGGGTTTTCAGTTAGTTCGTCGCTACAACGACCAAGTTTTTACCATGAGAAACCAACGCAACCCTGTTTTTACAGTCGAGGATGTGGAAGCTGTGATTAAAGATGCGGATTTCTTCAAAAAAGGAAGCGGCTATTTTAATGGTGTTTGGGGTCAAGCGGTGTGCGGTGCGGTTGGACAACATGATATACTCAGGATACTTGCACCTCACCCCCAAGGCTTAACTCTGGATGGCTTATCTGAATTTACAAACATGGATGAGGCAACTTTGCAAGAAGCCTTAAAAACTCTCACGCGCCATGATGTAGTTAAAGAAATTGACGGATGCTGGCGAATTATTGTAGAACTTTTTCGCCTTTGGCTTTTACAATAA
- the psbB gene encoding photosystem II chlorophyll-binding protein CP47: MGLPWYRVHTVVLNDPGRLISVHLMHTALVAGWAGSMALYELAIFDPSDPVLNPMWRQGMYVIPFMSRLGVIGSWGGWNVTGQPGYDPGFWSFEGVAAAHIILSGLLFLAAVWHWVYWDLELFQDPRTGEPALDLPKMFGIHLFLSGLLCFGFGAFHLTGLFGPGMWVSDAYGLTGHVQAVAPEWGPAGFNPYNPGGVVAHHIAAGVVGIIAGLFHLTVRPPERLYKALRMGNIETVLSSSIAAVFFAAFVVAGTMWYGSATTPIELYGPTRYQWDQDYFKQEINRRVQADVADGASLSAAWSRIPEKLAFYDYVGNSPAKGGLFRVGPMNKTNGIALSWLGHPVFKDSEGRELEVRRLPNFFETFPVILTDADGIVRADIPFRRAESKYSFEQAGVTASFYGGELNGQTFKDPADVKKYARQAQLGEPFLFDGDQSTRFGDLAIAKPDGVFRTSPRGWFTFAHAVFALLFFFGHIWHGSRTIYRDVFAGVDADLEEQVEWGLFQKVGDKSTRRKEA, from the coding sequence ATGGGACTACCCTGGTACCGAGTACATACAGTCGTTCTGAACGATCCGGGGCGATTGATATCTGTACACTTGATGCACACAGCCCTAGTGGCAGGCTGGGCTGGTTCGATGGCTTTATACGAACTAGCTATATTTGACCCCAGCGATCCCGTACTCAACCCAATGTGGCGTCAAGGGATGTATGTAATACCCTTCATGTCACGCTTAGGCGTAATTGGCTCTTGGGGTGGCTGGAACGTCACAGGTCAGCCAGGTTACGACCCTGGTTTCTGGTCATTTGAAGGTGTAGCCGCCGCTCACATCATTCTTTCTGGTCTATTATTCTTAGCCGCCGTTTGGCACTGGGTTTACTGGGATTTGGAACTCTTCCAAGACCCCCGCACTGGTGAACCCGCTCTTGATTTGCCAAAAATGTTTGGCATTCACCTGTTCTTATCTGGTTTACTTTGTTTTGGTTTTGGTGCTTTTCACCTCACCGGGCTATTTGGACCGGGGATGTGGGTGTCTGATGCCTACGGCTTAACCGGTCACGTTCAAGCAGTGGCACCTGAATGGGGACCGGCTGGGTTTAACCCATATAACCCTGGTGGTGTCGTGGCTCACCACATTGCTGCTGGGGTGGTTGGTATTATTGCGGGCTTATTCCACCTGACAGTGCGACCCCCCGAACGGCTTTACAAAGCTTTGCGGATGGGGAATATCGAAACTGTACTTTCTAGCAGTATTGCCGCAGTCTTCTTTGCCGCCTTCGTCGTTGCCGGTACTATGTGGTACGGTAGCGCAACCACCCCAATTGAACTGTATGGTCCGACCCGTTATCAATGGGATCAAGATTACTTCAAACAAGAAATTAATCGGCGCGTACAAGCTGACGTTGCCGATGGCGCAAGTCTTTCGGCAGCTTGGTCACGAATTCCGGAAAAACTGGCATTCTACGACTACGTAGGCAACAGCCCCGCTAAAGGTGGTTTGTTCCGCGTCGGACCGATGAATAAAACCAATGGTATTGCTTTATCTTGGTTGGGTCATCCAGTCTTCAAAGACAGCGAAGGTCGGGAATTAGAAGTGCGTCGTCTGCCGAACTTCTTTGAAACCTTCCCAGTCATCTTGACCGATGCTGATGGTATTGTCCGTGCGGATATTCCTTTCCGTCGGGCAGAATCAAAGTACAGCTTTGAGCAAGCTGGTGTGACTGCTAGCTTCTACGGTGGTGAGTTGAATGGACAAACCTTTAAAGATCCAGCTGATGTGAAGAAGTACGCACGTCAAGCACAGTTGGGTGAACCATTTCTGTTTGACGGAGACCAAAGCACCAGATTTGGCGATTTAGCGATCGCTAAACCCGATGGAGTCTTCCGTACCAGTCCGAGAGGTTGGTTTACATTCGCTCATGCTGTGTTTGCTCTGTTGTTCTTCTTTGGTCATATCTGGCACGGTTCTCGGACAATCTACCGAGACGTATTTGCTGGTGTTGACGCCGACCTCGAAGAACAAGTTGAGTGGGGTCTATTCCAGAAAGTGGGTGACAAGTCAACCCGTCGGAAGGAAGCGTAA
- a CDS encoding CHAT domain-containing tetratricopeptide repeat protein, which yields MDTGLLYRLLSIPATLLLSLTFDHQTAKIPVEMPTGSAQIPQQERTEASRLYKAGVQQYRQGKLQEALKTFGRSLVLVRNGKPEDKANILNYIGQIYHNLGQDTKAVSFYQQALAIFKQVGDQSQDRANTSRTNEGITLSNIGLSYQSLGEYGKALKFHSSALAIFKQVGNKSQDRLARTSEGTTLTYIGALYNSLGEYPKALRFLEPGLAISREVRNRSGEGVALRNIGEVYDDLQQYPKALSFLQPALQIAKLEGDRFEEAATLLSLGVVYNNQGQQAKALDLYQQVLTICQKLGYRRIEGATLHKMAMVAQNLKQYPKALKLYQQVLGITIEQQDLPAEALTRTSFGSALLETGQAAAAAKMLLTAINIWESLRPGLTDVYKVSIFETQAKTYRQLQQAFIAQGKINSALEIAERGRSKAFVELLTSRLSQNPKNPPTIKPLTINQIQLLAKKQKATLVEYSIISDKLLYIWVVKPTGVVSFKQVDLTSTPLAQLVSSSRKSLGLRGRGIPANASVDAVPQISKLKQLHKALIEPIAKSLPTDPNQRVIFIPQNELLLVPFPALKDQNNNYLIEKHNILTAPAIQVLQLTSEKRERLGGDTFASLQGKDALVVGNPIMPSIVTKTGEKPQQLPTLPGAEAEAVEVAKLLKTKPMTGKVATKASILQQMNKARIIHLATHGLLDDFKGLGVPGAIALAPDHTGQINDGLLTADEILNLNLNAVLVVLSACDTGEGRITGDGVVGLSRSLISAGASSVIVSLWAVSDDSTEFLMTKFYENLRQNPDQAVALRNAMLTTMKQYSRPLDWAAFTLIGEP from the coding sequence ATGGACACTGGGCTTCTCTACCGTTTACTGTCTATCCCTGCAACCCTCCTCTTGTCTTTAACTTTCGACCACCAGACGGCTAAAATTCCTGTAGAAATGCCAACTGGATCTGCACAGATACCTCAACAAGAGCGAACTGAAGCTTCCCGGTTGTACAAAGCAGGTGTCCAGCAGTATCGTCAAGGAAAGTTGCAAGAGGCGTTAAAGACGTTTGGGCGAAGCTTAGTTCTTGTCAGAAACGGTAAGCCTGAAGATAAAGCTAACATCCTGAACTACATTGGGCAGATATATCACAATTTGGGACAGGATACAAAGGCAGTCTCATTCTATCAGCAAGCGTTAGCAATTTTTAAGCAAGTCGGCGATCAAAGTCAAGATCGTGCTAACACTTCACGCACTAATGAAGGCATTACTCTCAGCAACATTGGGTTAAGTTATCAAAGTCTGGGAGAGTACGGCAAAGCATTAAAATTTCACTCCTCAGCGTTAGCAATTTTTAAACAAGTCGGCAATAAAAGTCAGGATCGTCTTGCACGCACTAGTGAAGGCACAACATTAACCTATATCGGGGCACTGTACAACAGTTTGGGAGAGTATCCGAAAGCACTGCGTTTCTTAGAGCCAGGTCTAGCAATTAGTAGAGAAGTGCGTAACCGTTCTGGTGAGGGAGTTGCTTTAAGAAATATTGGGGAAGTGTACGATGATTTACAACAATACCCAAAAGCACTTTCATTTTTACAGCCAGCTCTGCAAATTGCAAAACTTGAAGGCGATCGCTTTGAAGAAGCAGCCACTTTGCTTTCTCTAGGGGTAGTTTACAACAACCAGGGACAGCAAGCCAAAGCATTAGATTTATATCAGCAAGTTCTAACAATTTGTCAAAAATTAGGTTATCGCAGGATAGAGGGTGCAACTCTTCATAAAATGGCAATGGTTGCTCAGAATCTCAAGCAGTACCCCAAAGCATTAAAACTTTATCAGCAGGTTTTGGGAATTACTATAGAACAGCAAGACCTCCCAGCAGAAGCATTAACCCGCACCAGCTTTGGTAGCGCTTTGTTGGAAACAGGTCAAGCTGCTGCTGCGGCAAAAATGCTCCTGACTGCAATTAATATTTGGGAATCTCTGCGACCTGGATTAACTGATGTTTATAAAGTCTCAATCTTTGAAACTCAAGCTAAAACTTACCGTCAGTTGCAACAAGCTTTCATAGCTCAAGGTAAAATTAATTCAGCTTTAGAAATTGCCGAACGGGGTAGAAGCAAAGCTTTTGTAGAGTTATTAACATCACGGCTATCGCAGAATCCTAAAAATCCACCGACTATTAAACCGCTAACAATCAACCAAATCCAGCTTCTTGCCAAAAAACAAAAAGCTACACTTGTTGAGTATTCAATTATTTCAGATAAACTACTCTATATTTGGGTAGTTAAGCCTACAGGTGTAGTTAGTTTTAAGCAAGTTGACCTAACATCTACACCTTTAGCACAACTTGTTAGCAGCAGCCGTAAATCTCTTGGTCTGAGAGGACGCGGTATACCCGCAAATGCAAGCGTAGACGCAGTTCCTCAAATCAGCAAACTAAAGCAACTACACAAAGCCTTAATTGAACCAATTGCCAAATCATTACCTACTGACCCAAATCAGCGTGTCATTTTCATTCCTCAAAATGAACTGCTTTTGGTTCCATTTCCAGCACTCAAAGACCAAAATAATAACTACCTAATCGAAAAGCACAATATCCTGACAGCTCCAGCAATACAGGTGCTACAACTGACAAGCGAAAAACGAGAACGCTTAGGTGGGGACACTTTTGCGTCCCTACAAGGCAAAGATGCTTTAGTAGTGGGAAATCCAATTATGCCCAGTATTGTAACTAAAACTGGTGAAAAACCGCAGCAGTTACCCACCTTACCAGGTGCGGAAGCAGAAGCAGTTGAAGTTGCCAAACTCCTCAAGACCAAACCAATGACTGGAAAAGTTGCAACCAAAGCATCTATATTGCAACAGATGAACAAAGCGAGAATTATTCATCTAGCAACTCACGGGCTATTAGATGATTTTAAAGGATTGGGTGTACCTGGTGCGATCGCTCTTGCCCCTGACCATACTGGGCAAATCAACGACGGTTTACTAACAGCTGATGAAATTCTCAATCTCAACCTCAATGCTGTATTAGTTGTCCTCAGCGCTTGCGATACGGGGGAGGGACGCATTACTGGTGATGGAGTTGTGGGACTATCTCGCTCATTAATTAGTGCAGGCGCATCCAGTGTTATTGTATCCTTGTGGGCAGTGTCAGATGATTCCACAGAATTCTTGATGACTAAATTTTATGAAAATCTGCGGCAAAATCCGGATCAAGCTGTTGCATTGAGAAACGCCATGCTGACAACAATGAAACAATATTCACGTCCCCTTGATTGGGCTGCATTTACCCTTATTGGCGAACCATAA
- a CDS encoding photosystem II reaction center protein T, translated as MESVAYILILTLAIGVLFFAIAFREPPRIEKKDE; from the coding sequence ATGGAAAGCGTTGCATACATTTTGATTTTGACTTTGGCAATAGGAGTTCTTTTCTTTGCGATCGCATTTCGCGAACCTCCCCGCATTGAGAAGAAAGACGAGTAG